Proteins encoded together in one Candidatus Woesearchaeota archaeon window:
- the pyrH gene encoding UMP kinase, with product MKNETFVLSLGGSTIVPDNIDVDFLSEFRKLIISHARKGKKFIIIAGGGRTARNYMDAAGKIVSVSPEDKDWLGIHSTRLNAHLLRTIFKEYSNAELVKNPNKRVKFRKSIIIAAGYKPGCSTDYDSVILAKNFGVKSIINISNISYVYDKDPNKFSDAKLIREISWKDFRKIVGKKWDPGLNMPFDPVASRACERLKMKVFIVGKNLKNLNRLLLHKSFEGTLIR from the coding sequence ATGAAAAATGAAACATTCGTGCTCTCACTGGGAGGCTCAACCATCGTTCCTGACAATATTGATGTTGATTTTCTCTCTGAATTCCGTAAGCTCATAATCTCGCATGCAAGAAAGGGGAAAAAATTCATAATAATAGCGGGAGGGGGAAGGACTGCCAGGAATTATATGGACGCTGCAGGAAAGATAGTTTCAGTAAGCCCTGAAGACAAAGACTGGCTTGGGATACATTCAACAAGGCTTAATGCCCATCTTCTAAGGACAATATTCAAGGAATACTCAAACGCAGAGCTTGTGAAAAATCCCAATAAAAGGGTCAAATTCAGGAAAAGCATCATTATTGCAGCAGGCTACAAGCCGGGATGCAGCACAGATTATGATTCTGTTATACTTGCAAAAAATTTCGGAGTTAAGAGCATAATAAACATAAGCAACATCTCTTATGTATATGACAAGGATCCGAACAAGTTCTCTGATGCCAAGCTCATAAGGGAGATTTCATGGAAGGATTTCAGGAAGATTGTCGGGAAAAAGTGGGACCCCGGGCTCAATATGCCCTTTGACCCTGTTGCAAGCAGAGCCTGCGAGAGGCTGAAGATGAAAGTGTTTATTGTTGGAAAAAATCTCAAGAACCTCAATCGCCTTCTCTTGCATAAAAGCTTTGAGGGCACGCTGATAAGATAA
- a CDS encoding thiamine pyrophosphate-dependent enzyme: MGLPEEEYFASGHRACAGCGAAIVLRHLLKAAGKNTIVVSATGCMEVVSSPYPETAWKVPWIHSAFENASAVASGIDAALKKAGKRDKTNILVIGGDGGTFDIGLQSLSGAAERGNKFTYICYDNEAYMNTGIQRSGSTPKYASTTTSPYGEKIHGKQQFKKDMPFILAAHSSYSATANISEFQDFFQKVKKSFSRPGLSYIQVFSPCPTGWKYPTELGIKIAKLAFDSRVTPIYEIEGGVLKITRETPKPVPVLDYLKSQKRFELNEKEAAEVQEYVDSEWKRIKSLNDSKIKIF; encoded by the coding sequence ATGGGGCTTCCGGAAGAGGAATATTTTGCATCAGGGCACCGGGCATGCGCAGGATGCGGCGCAGCAATAGTCCTAAGGCACCTGCTTAAGGCAGCAGGAAAGAATACAATTGTTGTGAGCGCCACAGGATGCATGGAAGTTGTAAGCTCGCCTTACCCCGAGACAGCATGGAAAGTTCCTTGGATACATTCTGCTTTTGAAAACGCATCTGCAGTTGCTTCAGGAATTGATGCTGCTCTCAAAAAAGCAGGCAAGAGGGATAAAACCAACATCCTTGTGATAGGCGGCGATGGCGGCACATTTGACATAGGGCTTCAGTCCTTAAGCGGGGCAGCTGAGCGCGGAAACAAGTTCACATACATATGCTATGACAATGAGGCGTATATGAACACGGGAATCCAGAGGAGCGGCTCAACACCCAAATACGCATCCACAACAACGAGCCCATACGGAGAGAAGATTCACGGAAAGCAGCAGTTCAAGAAGGACATGCCTTTCATACTTGCAGCACACAGCTCATACTCCGCAACAGCAAACATCTCAGAGTTCCAGGACTTTTTCCAGAAAGTCAAGAAGTCATTCTCGCGCCCGGGCTTAAGCTACATACAGGTTTTCTCGCCATGCCCGACTGGCTGGAAATACCCAACAGAGCTAGGAATAAAGATTGCAAAGCTCGCATTTGACTCAAGGGTTACCCCGATTTACGAGATTGAAGGAGGAGTTCTCAAAATCACAAGGGAAACTCCAAAGCCAGTTCCTGTTCTGGACTACCTGAAGTCCCAGAAAAGATTTGAGCTTAATGAAAAGGAAGCGGCAGAAGTTCAGGAATATGTTGACTCTGAATGGAAGAGGATAAAAAGCCTAAACGACTCAAAAATCAAGATTTTCTGA